Proteins encoded together in one Anopheles darlingi chromosome 3, idAnoDarlMG_H_01, whole genome shotgun sequence window:
- the LOC125957410 gene encoding melatonin receptor type 1B-like, with product METSNNNSIVTSGLGNTSLVTTAGELAASGGLAGAVVSTLLAQLVTAATASVHPIGIDSDYGYGNGSTATATATDQPGLGLGLGLGGLGPANSTEANLWFVTSLALSSRSQQHQQQHQQQQLQATGTGTSGGAGGVDGAGGDGDVSPVTLSTEWPRLARLLLLACLSVVGSIGNVFMISSVMIEDHLKKAGNAFIVNIALADLLITSVVMPASTIVLLAGIDNADTEVCKFHWFLAACSFLVSILTLAMMAAENYLRLCTFQNEPGWFNKTNTTAILLLIWALACIASGMQFVYDIRFDYCNWRVHLVIPQEAGVVGLLVVLPLLLTFITHIRLIVDVKRTMAMPNFKPSLAYTWDLSLARTNFYSFLIFVVFWLPFCIIFAYGTARFVSNRVFYTTVWIGLSKSCFHNVIYCLTNRHFRSAYISLFNYCCCKTTVAVSRRQRSDGGNRPTADVRVHIIPGYNMYSYTSPQRSGNCHGHWGKRDCHEL from the exons ATGgaaacgagcaacaacaacagcatcgtaACGAGCGGGCTCGGCAACACGTCGCTCGTTACGACGGCCGGTGAGCTGGCGGCATCCGGTGGGCTAGCTGGCGCCGTCGTGTCCACCCTGCTGGCCCAGCTCGTGACGGCGGCCACAGCCAGCGTGCATCCTATCGGGATCGATTCCGACTATGGCTACGGGAACGGCTCtacagcgacggcgacggccacggACCAACCCGGTCTCGGTCTGGGTCTGGGACTCGGTGGTCTGGGACCGGCGAATAGCACCGAAGCTAATTTATGGTTCGTAACCTCGTTAGCACTCTCGTCCCGTTcccagcaacatcagcagcagcaccagcagcagcagctacaggccaccggaaccggtacctccggtggtgctggtggtgtggacggtgctggtggcgatggtgacgtGTCACCCGTTACCCTTTCGACCGAGTGGCCCCGGTTggcacggttgctgctgctcgcctgtCTCTCCGTCGTCGGCAGCATCGGTAACGTGTTCATGATCTCGTCCGTGATGATTGAGGACCACCTGAAGAAGGCAG GGAATGCATTCATAGTAAACATAGCGCTCGCCGATTTACTTATCACTAGCGTAGTGATGCCAGCGTCCACCATCGTCCTGCTTGCCGGCATCGACAATGCCGACACGGAAGTATGCAAATTTCACTGGTTCTTAGCTGCTTGCTCGTTTTTGGTTAGCATTTTAACATTAGCA ATGATGGCGGCTGAGAACTATCTGCGGTTGTGCACATTCCAGAACGAACCCGGTTGGTTTAACAAGACCAACACGACCgccatcctgctgctgatctgggCGCTAGCCTGCATCGCATCTGGTATGCAGTTTGTCTACGACATCCGGTTCGACTACTGCAACTGGCGGGTACACCTGGTTATACCGCAGGAGGCCGGTGTGGTCGGGCTGCTCGTCGTACTGCCGCTCCTGCTCACCTTCATCACGCACATCCGGCTCATCGTGGACGTGAAGCgcacgatggcgatgccgaACTTCAAACCGAGCCTTGCCTACACCTGGGACCTGTCGCTCGCCCGTACCAACTTCTACAGCTTCCTCATCTTTGTCGTCTTCTGGCTGCCGTTCTGCATCATCTTCGCCTACGGTACGGCACGGTTCGTCTCGAACCGGGTCTTCTACACGACCGTCTGGATCGGGCTGTCCAAGTCCTGCTTTCACAACGTCATCTACTGCCTCACCAACCGGCACTTCCGCAGCGCCTACATCAGTCTGttcaactactgctgctgcaagacgACCGTGGCCGTCTCGAGAAGGCAGCGCTCGGACGGTGGCAATCGACCGACGGCCGACGTACGCGTCCACATTATTCCCGGCTACAATATGTACTCGTACACGAGCCCCCAGCGCTCCGGTAACTGCCACGGACACTGGGGCAAGCGTGATTGTCACGAGTTATGA